Proteins encoded in a region of the uncultured Sunxiuqinia sp. genome:
- the folD gene encoding bifunctional methylenetetrahydrofolate dehydrogenase/methenyltetrahydrofolate cyclohydrolase FolD, producing MKLIDGKQTAAEIKKEIAIDVKAMVDAGAKQPHLAAILVGHDGGSETYVAFKIKDCEEVGFKSSLIRFEEDVTEEELLAKVDELNKDADVDGFIVQLPLPRQISEQKIIEAIDPKKDVDGFHPINVGRMVIGLPCFVSATPDGIVELLKRYNIETSGKDCVVVGRSNIVGRPMSVLMSQKEMNATVTVAHSRTKNLVELCANADILIAAIGSPEFVKENMVKDGAVVIDVGTTRVKSDKTKSGFKLKGDVAFDEVAEKCSYITPVPGGVGPMTRVALLKNTLLAAKKEIYQ from the coding sequence ATGAAATTAATTGACGGTAAACAAACCGCTGCAGAGATCAAAAAGGAAATTGCCATCGACGTTAAGGCAATGGTTGACGCTGGAGCAAAGCAACCGCATTTAGCTGCAATTTTAGTTGGTCATGACGGTGGTAGTGAAACCTACGTCGCATTTAAAATTAAGGATTGCGAAGAGGTAGGGTTTAAATCAAGCTTGATCCGTTTTGAAGAAGACGTGACTGAGGAGGAACTGCTGGCAAAAGTTGACGAGTTGAATAAGGATGCTGATGTTGATGGTTTTATCGTTCAGCTTCCTCTTCCCAGGCAGATCTCAGAGCAGAAGATCATTGAAGCAATTGATCCTAAGAAAGATGTAGATGGTTTTCATCCGATAAATGTAGGGCGAATGGTGATCGGTTTGCCATGTTTTGTCTCTGCAACTCCTGATGGCATTGTTGAATTGTTGAAAAGGTATAATATTGAAACATCAGGAAAGGATTGTGTAGTGGTTGGTCGCAGTAATATTGTCGGCCGTCCGATGAGTGTGCTGATGTCTCAAAAGGAAATGAATGCCACTGTTACAGTTGCCCATAGCCGGACTAAAAACTTGGTTGAGCTTTGTGCAAATGCCGATATTTTAATCGCAGCGATAGGTTCCCCTGAATTTGTTAAGGAAAATATGGTAAAAGATGGAGCAGTTGTCATTGATGTTGGAACTACTCGAGTAAAATCAGACAAAACAAAATCTGGCTTTAAATTGAAAGGTGATGTTGCTTTTGATGAAGTAGCTGAAAAATGTTCATATATAACTCCGGTTCCTGGAGGAGTAGGGCCAATGACAAGAGTTGCCTTGTTGAAGAATACCTTGTTGGCAGCTAAAAAGGAAATTTATCAATAA
- a CDS encoding M48 family metallopeptidase has protein sequence MKKLENRILVIFTIIAVMSLIQSCSTVPLTGRNQINLLPESNMVEMSLTSYEQFLDTNKVSSNQNQVALVKRVGKDISIAVEQYLRENGYESYLDYFEWEFNLIESDVPNAWCMPGGKVVVYTGLLPLTKTEAGLAVVMGHEIAHAVARHGNERMSHSMLVQMGGIALGEAIKEKPDETQAIFSAAFGVGTQVGIMLPFSRQHEYEADKMGLIFMAIAGYNPQQSVAFWQRMSENAGQKPPELLSTHPVDGKRIAALQEIMPTAMEYYYKNN, from the coding sequence ATGAAAAAATTGGAAAACAGGATTCTGGTCATCTTTACAATTATTGCAGTTATGTCATTGATCCAGTCTTGTAGCACGGTGCCACTAACAGGTCGTAACCAAATTAATTTATTGCCTGAATCAAATATGGTGGAAATGAGTTTGACTAGTTACGAGCAGTTTCTTGATACGAATAAGGTTTCAAGCAATCAAAATCAGGTAGCACTCGTTAAGCGGGTTGGAAAGGATATCTCGATAGCCGTTGAGCAATATTTAAGAGAAAATGGATACGAAAGCTATTTAGATTATTTTGAATGGGAATTTAACTTGATCGAAAGCGATGTCCCTAATGCATGGTGCATGCCCGGTGGAAAAGTTGTTGTTTACACTGGACTTTTGCCTTTAACAAAAACAGAAGCTGGGTTGGCAGTGGTTATGGGGCATGAAATTGCCCATGCGGTTGCTCGTCATGGTAACGAAAGAATGAGCCATAGCATGTTAGTTCAAATGGGCGGAATAGCCTTGGGTGAAGCTATCAAAGAGAAACCGGATGAGACTCAGGCAATTTTTTCAGCGGCTTTCGGAGTAGGCACTCAAGTTGGTATAATGTTGCCTTTTTCGCGCCAACATGAATACGAAGCCGATAAAATGGGGCTGATTTTCATGGCTATTGCCGGTTATAATCCGCAACAGTCAGTTGCTTTTTGGCAGCGTATGTCTGAAAATGCAGGACAAAAACCGCCAGAACTATTAAGTACTCACCCCGTAGATGGTAAGCGAATAGCCGCTTTGCAAGAAATTATGCCCACTGCCATGGAATATTATTACAAAAATAATTAA
- a CDS encoding DUF3276 family protein — protein MDGFDNNDGRQEGDSNFRQEIFSKAVRAGKRTYFFDVKSTRKEEYYLTITESKKRYDQDGKYFFEKHKVFLYKEDFDKFSDGLGEVIDFIKASQSMQDEGIEVDMTMQEDEQLVKAKDYTNVDFDDI, from the coding sequence ATGGATGGCTTTGATAACAATGATGGAAGGCAAGAGGGCGACAGTAACTTCAGACAAGAGATTTTTTCAAAAGCTGTAAGAGCCGGGAAAAGAACGTATTTCTTCGATGTGAAATCAACTCGCAAAGAGGAGTACTACCTAACAATTACTGAGAGTAAGAAGCGTTACGATCAGGATGGCAAGTATTTCTTTGAGAAGCATAAAGTTTTCTTATACAAAGAAGATTTTGATAAATTTTCTGATGGACTAGGTGAGGTTATTGACTTCATTAAGGCAAGTCAGTCGATGCAGGACGAAGGAATTGAAGTTGATATGACAATGCAAGAGGATGAACAACTTGTAAAAGCTAAAGATTATACCAACGTAGATTTTGATGATATTTAA